A region of the bacterium genome:
GGCTCCCCGCATATCCGCCCGCGATGTTGGCTAGGGCCATGGCGATGCCGATCTTGTAGTTCACGTTTCCGGAATACGCGAACGCGACGAAGGCGCCGACGTTCGAGGCGAGATTGAAGGTCTTGGCAGTGGCCGAGGCGTTGAGGAGCGTGATGTGCGAGAAGAGGACAAGGGCGACGATGAGGAATGTTCCTGTGCCGGGTCCGAAGAATCCGTCGTAGAGTCCAACGATGGAGCATGCCCCGATCGTGGGCATCCAGAGCCTTGTTCCGTGCGGCTGGTGGATGCCCACGGGGTGGAGGATCGATTTCGACATGAACATGAGGATCGCCGCAGGGGGCAGCGCCACGACCAACGCCTTGCCCAGAGCGGACGGCGGAATTATGAGCGCGAGTTTTGCGCCGAGCACCGAGGCTGCGAGCGAGAAGGGGACGCCGATCGCGGCGATCTTCCAGAGCACCTTGGCGTGACGGTGAAAATTGGCGAGTGCAACCGCGGTGCCGCTCATGGACTGGAGCTTGTTCGTGCCCAGGGCGATGTGCGGCGGGACCCCGGCGGCGAGCAGTGCGGGCAGCGAGATCAGCCCGCCGCCGCCGGCGATGGAATCGATGAGGCCGGCAGCGAAGGCGGCCGCGGACAGGAATGCGATGGTCAGCGCCATTTTTGTTTTATATGGAGATTCGGATCAGGTGACAACGAATATCAGTCAGGATACCGGCGTCATCGGTATCATGACCGGCTCGCGCCTTACTGGAACTTCGACCGGCGGCTCGATGTAGAGCAGCGAGTTCTCGAAGATCTCGGGGTCATCGGGGGCCATCAGCTCCTGCCAGTCGTCCCACTCGTCGTAAAAGGTCTGGGTGGCAATCAGGGCAATGCCTATGCCCATCGCGATCACTCCGAGGGGCAGAGAAGCCGGCGTTATCAGGAGGCAGCCCGCGGTCATGAATATGGCGCTGGCCATGCCGAGTGAACCGGATATCATCATGTGCCTGCTCGCCTCGTAGGAGAGGGTGTCGTCGCTGGCGCCGTTATAAGCCATGATGGCGTTCGGAATGAACTGGATAACGCCGCCTGCCACGCCCAGCCCCCTCATCGGCCAGAGTATCCTGGCCGGTATCACCATGGCGTTTGCCGAGAGGACATCGGTGCCGGCCTTAATGCCCGCCAGATTGCCCAAGCGTGCGGTGTTGGCCGCGCGGCTCACGAGGTAGTAGTTGTAGTAGCTGTAGGCCGCGCCCTGGCCTATGTCCACGGCGCCGTCGCCGAGCGCGGAGAATCGCGCTGATTCAGGGTCGTCGATAAAGTGATCGATCTCGATGCCGACCTTGATGCTGCCGCTGATCGCCTGGAGCGCGAACGAGGCGTAGGAGATTCGCTTTCCTACGTCGAACGCCTTGAAGGCCTGCATCTGTCTTGCCTCGTGCGCTGCTGCGTCGCCGGCGTCCAGGGCCTTCTGCGCCGACTTTATGTGATTGAATCCCTTTGAGTAGAATTTCTGCACCCCTATGAACGACAGTGTGTTTGCGGTGTCGCTGCCTATGACCGCGGCCTCGGAGGGCGCGCAGCCCTGGCCTGCGACGCAGTCCGCTATGGCGGCGCTGTTTCCAATGATGCGCGCCCCGTTTGCGGATATCATGATGCGGGACATGAGCCTTCCCTGGGCCGCGCCCGATGTGCGCAGCGCCTCCGCCTCCTCCTTGCTGAGGTCGGCATGGCGGTACTTCGCAGGGATGAACATACGCTTGAGCATCTTGGTCGAGATGTTCTGCGGCCTGTAGATCATGGTCATCGTGTCGTTGAAGAGCTCGTCGTTCGGATTGACAGCGAATCTTGAGGAATAGGTGCGGTACATCATGTTCGCGCGCGGCACGAATGCAGTAGCAAACATGGGCCTCCACAGCGCCTGCTTTGCGGTCTTGTGGACGAGCCACGCGCGGCTGCCCGAACTTGTTTCGGATTTTTCTTCCGTCGGATCCGGCGGCTCGTCGACGATCGAGTCTATGACAGGTATTACCTCGTCAGCGGGGTTCGCCTGGACGCACTCCTCAGCGTCCTCGTCGTAGTAACCGGGGACCGTGGGCAGGGCGCCGTATCCCGCGGGCAG
Encoded here:
- a CDS encoding TSUP family transporter, with translation MALTIAFLSAAAFAAGLIDSIAGGGGLISLPALLAAGVPPHIALGTNKLQSMSGTAVALANFHRHAKVLWKIAAIGVPFSLAASVLGAKLALIIPPSALGKALVVALPPAAILMFMSKSILHPVGIHQPHGTRLWMPTIGACSIVGLYDGFFGPGTGTFLIVALVLFSHITLLNASATAKTFNLASNVGAFVAFAYSGNVNYKIGIAMALANIAGGYAGSRMAIRRGDAFVRRMLMVAVALLFGYLVWKYYM